One genomic region from Pyxicephalus adspersus chromosome 1, UCB_Pads_2.0, whole genome shotgun sequence encodes:
- the ALOX5AP gene encoding arachidonate 5-lipoxygenase-activating protein, whose product MDQEIVGNIDLLAIVTLISVIQNIFFAFKVENESKNQHSKSFQRTGSPAFEKVYTANQNCIDAYPTFLAVLWCAGVLCSQAPAAFAGLMYLFVRQKYFVGYLGEKTQSTPGYVFGKRIIFFLFAMCVAGILNHYIVMIFGSDMEMYIKTISNTISPLLLIP is encoded by the exons ATGGACCAAGAAATCGTGGGGAACATTGACCTGCTGGCAATTGTCACTTTGATCAGCGTTATCCAGAATA tattCTTTGCTTTCAAAGTTGAAAATGAATCCAAAAATCAACATTCTAAGAGTTTCCAAAGAACTGGTTCCCCCGCCTTTGAGAAAGTCTACACAGCAAA ccaaaACTGTATTGATGCTTATCCCACATTCCTCGCTGTGCTTTGGTGCGCTGGAGTATTATGTAGCCAAG CACCTGCAGCCTTTGCTGGCCTAATGTACTTATTTGTTCGACAGAAGTACTTTGTTGGTTATCTGGGTGAGAAGACACAGAG CACTCCCGGATATGTATTTGGAAAGCgtatcatcttcttcctctttgcTATGTGTGTGGCTGGGATCCTCAACCATTACATCGTCATGATCTTTGGAAGTGATATGGAGATGTATATAAAAACCATCAGTAACACCATTTCTCCTTTACTCCTCATTCCATAA